The Tindallia magadiensis genome includes a region encoding these proteins:
- a CDS encoding helix-turn-helix domain-containing protein — translation MLRTFDKMQEQINGLETDYIKLLTYDLPPHFTDVYQSRSYPRFCTILSGEKEVTIDQSNPIIYAENQHLLLPPHSHVLMKMEKPTKALVLELNHDLIEQVLQKTPLDKDGQDNLRKSIHPPIQVGYNHQGIAEELLRIYQLSTMNPGGKAFLIDLAAQKLVYELIQNRQVQEMLKTRYPARIERMIHYIEAMIHEKINLEQLAKDNHMSAASLTQLFKKHTGMLPLAFVKQRKMQLASLYLRENSVTEVAFMLGFESLSHFIRVFRETYGLTPKQYQLHHQL, via the coding sequence ATGTTACGAACTTTTGATAAAATGCAAGAACAAATTAACGGACTGGAAACGGATTATATTAAACTGTTAACCTATGATCTGCCGCCACATTTTACGGATGTTTATCAGTCCCGATCCTATCCACGATTCTGCACCATATTATCCGGAGAGAAAGAAGTGACCATTGATCAGTCAAATCCTATCATTTATGCAGAAAACCAGCATTTACTACTGCCACCTCACTCCCATGTATTGATGAAAATGGAAAAGCCGACCAAAGCCTTAGTCTTGGAATTGAACCATGACCTTATTGAACAGGTATTGCAAAAAACGCCTCTTGATAAAGACGGACAGGATAATCTTAGAAAGTCAATACATCCTCCTATTCAAGTAGGTTATAATCATCAAGGAATTGCGGAAGAATTGTTAAGAATCTATCAGCTTTCAACGATGAATCCCGGCGGAAAGGCCTTTCTGATTGATTTAGCGGCACAAAAACTGGTCTATGAACTTATACAGAATCGACAGGTACAGGAAATGTTAAAAACACGTTATCCGGCAAGAATCGAAAGAATGATTCATTATATTGAAGCAATGATCCACGAAAAAATTAATTTAGAACAGTTGGCAAAAGACAATCATATGTCAGCGGCTTCTCTCACACAGCTTTTCAAAAAGCATACCGGTATGCTGCCCCTTGCCTTTGTAAAGCAGCGTAAAATGCAGTTAGCCTCCCTTTATTTAAGAGAGAATTCGGTGACAGAAGTGGCCTTTATGCTTGGCTTCGAAAGCCTTTCTCACTTTATCCGAGTGTTTCGAGAAACCTATGGCCTGACACCCAAACAATATCAGTTGCATCATCAGCTGTAA
- a CDS encoding substrate-binding domain-containing protein, whose product MVKKARRLFLIMLLLMLTTLTSCGNRDESVLILATTTSTENSGLLDYILPDFEEKKGIDVRVVAVGTGAALQMGISGEADVLMTHAAAQEEKLVEAGHTIERFDLMYNDFILIGPADDPGSLREKAAADIITGFEIIAQKHLTFVSRADHSGTHVMEGSLWENTSVGQPSGDWYIEAGQGMGDVIQMANEMEGHTLTDRATYLSMLETIDLEILLEGDAILFNQYGVMAVNPMKSDAIHFSAAEAFLDWILAPETQDLIAAFGIEEFGESLFVPNAK is encoded by the coding sequence TTGGTAAAAAAAGCCAGGCGGTTGTTTCTGATTATGTTGCTATTGATGCTTACGACACTTACATCATGTGGCAATAGAGATGAGTCTGTTTTGATTCTAGCTACTACCACCAGTACGGAAAACAGTGGTTTGTTGGATTATATTTTGCCAGATTTTGAAGAGAAAAAAGGCATAGACGTAAGAGTGGTTGCCGTAGGAACAGGAGCCGCTTTGCAAATGGGAATTAGCGGCGAAGCCGATGTATTGATGACCCATGCTGCAGCACAGGAAGAGAAGCTGGTGGAAGCGGGCCATACCATAGAGCGTTTTGATCTTATGTACAACGATTTTATCCTTATTGGACCAGCCGATGATCCGGGCAGCCTCCGGGAAAAGGCAGCCGCAGATATCATAACCGGTTTTGAGATAATTGCCCAAAAACATCTAACCTTTGTATCCAGAGCCGATCATTCCGGAACCCATGTGATGGAAGGGAGCCTTTGGGAAAATACCAGTGTAGGTCAGCCTTCCGGTGACTGGTACATTGAAGCCGGTCAGGGAATGGGCGATGTCATTCAAATGGCAAATGAAATGGAAGGGCATACCCTGACAGATCGTGCCACTTATCTGTCCATGCTGGAGACAATTGACCTGGAAATCCTGCTTGAAGGTGATGCAATTCTCTTTAATCAGTACGGTGTTATGGCGGTCAATCCCATGAAAAGCGATGCCATTCATTTTTCTGCAGCGGAAGCCTTTCTTGATTGGATTTTGGCACCGGAAACCCAGGATCTGATTGCAGCCTTTGGCATTGAGGAATTTGGAGAGTCGTTATTCGTCCCTAATGCAAAGTAG
- a CDS encoding ABC transporter permease, with translation MENFISGFQDAFQLIITMDSEFFAIVRLSLVVSLTATLLASIFAIPFGVLLGIREFPGKWLLVRIIYTLMSMPPVVIGLVFFLLFLRSGPLGHFRLNFTPTAMIIAQFALVAPIITGVVFNGTKERGPDIQDLAKTMGASPAQTVWLLIRELRINILSAVVTGYGRAMSEVGAVMVVGGNIRGHTRIMTTTIAMLRNMGEYSLAIATGIVLLLISFAINSLLYHWQQER, from the coding sequence ATGGAGAACTTTATCAGTGGATTTCAGGATGCCTTTCAACTGATCATCACCATGGATTCGGAATTTTTCGCTATTGTCCGGCTGTCTCTGGTAGTATCGCTGACGGCTACACTGTTGGCTTCCATATTTGCCATTCCTTTTGGCGTACTGCTGGGAATCCGGGAATTTCCTGGAAAATGGCTGTTGGTACGAATCATTTATACATTGATGAGCATGCCGCCGGTAGTGATTGGCCTGGTCTTCTTTTTGCTTTTTTTGAGGAGTGGGCCCTTGGGACATTTTCGGCTTAATTTTACACCAACGGCTATGATCATTGCTCAGTTTGCACTGGTGGCACCCATTATCACCGGTGTGGTTTTCAATGGAACAAAAGAGCGGGGACCGGACATTCAGGATCTGGCGAAAACCATGGGTGCCAGCCCGGCACAAACCGTATGGCTGTTGATTCGAGAACTGCGCATCAACATTCTTTCCGCTGTGGTGACAGGCTACGGCCGAGCCATGTCGGAAGTAGGAGCCGTGATGGTAGTCGGAGGGAACATACGGGGCCATACCCGGATCATGACCACCACCATTGCCATGCTTCGGAATATGGGAGAATATTCCCTGGCCATTGCTACGGGAATCGTTCTTTTGCTTATTTCTTTTGCAATTAATTCACTGCTGTATCATTGGCAACAGGAGCGCTAA
- a CDS encoding ATP-binding cassette domain-containing protein: protein MKLTITSLIKKYQNRTVLNIPELELEEGYVWGIIGPNGSGKSTLMKIIAGLLEPSSGKIHYRDQKLKDGVQKDMTLVFQKPYLLRTSVFNNIAYPLQIRGYSEKEIRERVHELLESFQIEALRDQKAWTLSGGEGQKVALARALIFKPRLLMLDEPTANIDPSSIMLLEERIQEYYQQEKPTILMVTHNIQQTRRLCNRVAFMNEGEVLDSGDLRHLYGAEAHPLVRAFIQKGLI from the coding sequence ATGAAACTAACCATCACTTCCCTGATAAAAAAATATCAAAACAGGACAGTCCTCAACATTCCGGAACTGGAACTGGAAGAAGGCTACGTGTGGGGAATTATCGGTCCCAATGGATCCGGTAAAAGCACGTTGATGAAGATCATTGCCGGTCTGCTGGAGCCATCTTCTGGAAAAATTCATTATAGAGATCAGAAGTTGAAAGATGGGGTTCAAAAAGATATGACCTTAGTTTTTCAAAAACCATACCTTTTAAGAACCAGCGTTTTTAACAATATTGCCTATCCCTTACAGATTCGAGGCTATTCAGAAAAGGAAATCAGAGAAAGAGTTCATGAACTGCTGGAATCCTTCCAGATAGAAGCCTTACGGGACCAGAAGGCGTGGACCCTTTCCGGTGGAGAAGGACAAAAGGTGGCTCTGGCAAGAGCCCTTATTTTTAAGCCCAGGCTTTTAATGCTGGATGAGCCCACAGCCAATATTGATCCTTCCTCTATTATGCTGCTGGAAGAACGGATTCAGGAATACTATCAACAGGAAAAACCAACCATTTTGATGGTGACTCACAATATTCAACAAACCCGCCGCCTCTGCAATCGGGTGGCTTTTATGAATGAAGGTGAAGTGTTGGACAGCGGTGATTTAAGGCATCTTTATGGTGCAGAGGCACATCCGCTGGTACGTGCCTTTATACAAAAAGGGCTTATTTGA
- a CDS encoding ATP-binding protein, with product MIRKAFLGRDKELAALEKKYHNQGFQMMVLYGRRRVGKTSLIQEFCKNKPHMLYIAIEQNDTGALEAFSREVLRTFPRASAYLSQFDSWENVFRYLAEEAGEQRFILAIDEYPYMASGNPSISSILQKIIDTVYQHTNLYLILCGSSMSFMERQVLGYQSPLYGRRTGQIKVLPFDYRDSGKFFPIWSKEDCLIAYGVTGGVPQYLQRMAMEDTVWGGIEENFLSMDGYLFEEPSNLLKQELREPAVYNSIVAAIAQGAAKINEIATKTGEDARKCTKYIHSLMELGIVKKEIPIGEKNQRKSRYFLEDHLFRFWYRFIPANMTAIQAGRGHQVLHELIRPRMSDYVGITFEAICRQYLLNHHESLPFIPGEIGRWWGNNPVLKCEEEIDLLGVSGEDGIFAECKWRNEKMSPSVLDELIRKRSLFKEIKNPCYYLFSKSGFTDKLQERALHDENVTLVDLNALFIPQK from the coding sequence ATGATCAGAAAAGCCTTTTTAGGCAGAGATAAAGAACTGGCTGCTTTGGAAAAAAAATACCATAACCAGGGCTTTCAAATGATGGTATTATATGGTCGCAGACGGGTAGGTAAAACATCCTTGATCCAGGAATTCTGTAAAAACAAACCCCATATGCTTTATATTGCTATTGAACAGAATGACACTGGTGCATTGGAGGCTTTTTCCCGGGAAGTATTACGCACGTTCCCTAGAGCATCAGCCTATCTCAGTCAATTCGACAGCTGGGAAAATGTGTTCCGTTATTTAGCGGAGGAAGCAGGTGAACAAAGGTTTATCCTTGCCATCGATGAATATCCTTATATGGCGTCTGGAAATCCTTCAATTTCATCAATTCTACAGAAAATCATTGATACGGTCTACCAGCATACCAATCTATATCTAATACTATGCGGATCCTCCATGAGCTTTATGGAACGCCAGGTGCTTGGTTACCAGAGTCCGCTTTATGGAAGAAGGACGGGCCAGATTAAAGTGCTGCCCTTTGACTATCGGGACAGCGGAAAATTTTTTCCGATCTGGTCAAAAGAAGACTGCCTGATTGCTTATGGTGTGACTGGCGGAGTGCCCCAATATCTTCAAAGGATGGCAATGGAAGATACGGTTTGGGGAGGCATCGAAGAAAATTTTTTATCCATGGACGGATACCTTTTTGAAGAGCCTTCAAATTTGCTTAAGCAGGAGTTGAGGGAACCGGCGGTCTATAACAGCATTGTGGCTGCGATTGCACAGGGAGCGGCAAAAATTAACGAAATAGCGACTAAAACCGGTGAGGACGCCAGAAAATGCACAAAATATATTCACTCCTTAATGGAGTTGGGAATTGTTAAAAAGGAGATTCCTATCGGTGAAAAGAACCAGAGAAAAAGCCGCTACTTTCTGGAGGATCATTTGTTTCGCTTTTGGTATCGATTTATACCTGCCAACATGACAGCTATTCAGGCAGGAAGGGGACATCAGGTTTTGCATGAGCTTATCAGGCCTCGTATGTCTGATTATGTGGGAATCACCTTTGAAGCAATCTGCCGTCAGTACTTACTGAATCACCATGAATCCCTCCCCTTCATTCCCGGAGAAATCGGCCGCTGGTGGGGAAACAATCCGGTGCTAAAGTGTGAGGAGGAAATTGATTTGCTGGGTGTTTCCGGTGAAGACGGTATATTTGCCGAGTGTAAATGGAGAAATGAAAAAATGAGCCCATCCGTTCTGGATGAACTCATTCGGAAGCGCTCTTTGTTTAAAGAGATAAAAAACCCTTGCTATTATCTGTTTTCTAAAAGTGGTTTTACAGACAAGCTGCAGGAAAGGGCACTTCACGATGAAAACGTGACCTTGGTAGATCTTAATGCGCTTTTTATCCCGCAAAAATAA
- a CDS encoding selenium metabolism-associated LysR family transcriptional regulator, producing MEFRQLETFVAIAKFKSYSKAAESLFLTQPTLSNHIINLEKDLGTTLINRSNKQISLTPAGKILYDYAVEILHVKENVGFKLDEYRGHFVGHIEIAASTIPEQYILPSFLTGFKKQYPDVTLTLRHLASDKIIDGILTEEYNLGVVGSKTTHGHLTFHSLTEDELALVVPNNEAYQAYETEISWSELIKKPFIFREQGSGTRKLFEAALKKNSLGFRDLKVAAYIENTEVIKKCIMDGMGVSILSKRAIQQELLNDSLKALEIPDMVLTRHFYLVHHKYRTLSPLELRFKEYLMEHSE from the coding sequence ATGGAATTTAGACAATTAGAGACCTTTGTTGCTATCGCTAAGTTCAAAAGTTATTCGAAAGCAGCCGAATCTCTGTTTTTAACCCAGCCAACCTTAAGTAACCATATTATCAATTTAGAAAAAGATTTGGGAACAACCCTTATCAATCGCAGTAATAAGCAGATTTCTCTGACACCTGCCGGTAAAATTCTTTATGATTATGCGGTTGAAATTCTTCATGTAAAAGAAAATGTCGGATTTAAGTTAGATGAATACCGAGGGCATTTTGTAGGGCATATTGAAATTGCTGCCAGTACCATCCCGGAACAATATATCCTGCCCTCTTTTCTGACCGGATTTAAGAAGCAGTATCCGGATGTCACCTTAACCCTTCGTCATCTGGCTTCAGATAAAATTATTGATGGTATTTTAACGGAGGAGTATAATCTGGGAGTGGTCGGCAGTAAAACAACCCACGGTCATCTCACCTTTCATTCATTAACAGAGGATGAACTCGCTTTGGTGGTACCAAATAACGAAGCCTATCAGGCCTACGAAACCGAAATCTCCTGGTCTGAACTGATCAAGAAACCTTTTATTTTTCGTGAGCAAGGCTCCGGCACCCGAAAACTTTTTGAGGCGGCTCTGAAAAAAAACAGCCTTGGCTTTCGTGATCTAAAAGTCGCCGCTTATATTGAGAATACAGAAGTCATCAAAAAATGTATTATGGACGGAATGGGTGTTTCGATCCTATCAAAAAGAGCCATTCAACAAGAACTGTTAAATGACTCTCTGAAAGCTCTGGAAATTCCGGATATGGTGCTGACCAGGCATTTTTATCTGGTGCATCATAAATACCGGACCTTATCGCCACTGGAGCTGCGATTCAAAGAATATTTGATGGAGCACAGCGAATAG
- a CDS encoding ABC transporter ATP-binding protein translates to MTLSLQGISKTYESVEAVKKMDLRVEEGELLVLVGPSGCGKTTILRMLAGMIPSDEGKILFRQQNLSLLPPEKRPTVTVFQDYALFPHMNVAQNIAYGLKVRGVSKAVIQQKTSDFMKLMQIEGLEKRNINELSGGQKQRVALARAMVVDPDILLFDEPLSSLDAKLRVEMREEIRHIQQKTGITAVYVTHDQEEALAIADRVAVMNQGVIEQIGTPEEIYYQPATVFVADFIGFGNFIPARVKQISKDAIDFICLEKTFRQPVSQVKVPQGWHFSPEDPVTLFVRPESLLPNTDGLFSGRILQKSFLGASTRFMIDSGLEYPLKMDVLTSIHSISPGILLSFDIAEVVLFPAI, encoded by the coding sequence ATGACGCTCTCTTTACAGGGAATCTCTAAAACCTACGAATCCGTTGAAGCTGTCAAGAAAATGGATTTACGTGTTGAAGAAGGTGAGCTGTTGGTACTGGTAGGTCCTAGCGGTTGCGGCAAGACCACCATTTTACGTATGCTGGCTGGAATGATTCCTTCCGATGAAGGAAAGATCCTTTTCAGGCAACAAAATTTATCCCTTCTTCCACCAGAAAAGCGACCAACCGTTACGGTTTTTCAGGACTACGCACTTTTTCCTCATATGAACGTTGCCCAGAATATTGCTTACGGGTTAAAAGTACGAGGTGTCTCTAAAGCAGTCATTCAACAAAAAACCAGCGATTTTATGAAACTGATGCAGATCGAAGGTCTGGAAAAAAGAAATATCAACGAACTCAGCGGCGGACAAAAGCAGCGAGTTGCCCTGGCCCGAGCCATGGTAGTCGATCCGGATATTTTGTTGTTTGATGAACCTTTAAGCAGCCTGGATGCAAAACTTCGAGTGGAAATGCGGGAGGAAATTCGTCACATTCAGCAAAAGACCGGAATCACAGCTGTCTACGTCACCCATGACCAGGAAGAAGCCCTGGCCATTGCCGATCGAGTAGCCGTTATGAACCAAGGAGTGATCGAACAGATCGGAACACCGGAAGAAATTTATTATCAGCCAGCTACGGTTTTTGTAGCCGATTTTATTGGTTTTGGAAATTTTATTCCGGCTCGGGTTAAGCAGATCTCCAAGGATGCCATCGATTTTATCTGTCTTGAAAAAACTTTCCGGCAACCTGTTTCTCAGGTAAAAGTTCCCCAGGGTTGGCATTTTTCTCCTGAAGATCCCGTCACACTCTTTGTTCGTCCAGAATCGCTTCTCCCTAACACCGATGGCCTTTTTTCCGGAAGGATTCTTCAAAAGTCTTTCCTGGGAGCTTCGACACGATTTATGATAGACAGTGGACTGGAATACCCTCTCAAGATGGATGTGCTGACCAGTATTCATTCCATCAGTCCGGGAATCCTTCTTTCTTTCGATATTGCAGAGGTGGTTCTATTTCCAGCCATCTAA
- a CDS encoding ABC transporter permease, translating into MNGQNVTEIKGKIHRVLFAGVAVAIPAFLVIFVLYPLASVLVTSFYRQGAFDFSYFSQLMGGRHLHLLRNTLFITLSSTFLAVLLGTILSLAVHRCRFPLRRFFHYTAILNLISPPFVSAIVFIMLFGRRGLITNQLLGLSVSLVGPQMIVLLQMIGNASIAYLVISNVLTGLDRSLEQSAMDLGASSRRVFFTITLPLLMPGLAAASSLAFANILADFGTPILVGGGYRVLASEAYIQILSNYNLGYAATISVVLLFLSVWAFGLERWLLRQKRYYSTHVANVTEKVKDPATANNRHMPFSPLVLGMATLFSLIVVVQFIAVIAGAFTAVWGYDYTLSLRHFQRAGSQLFSSLNNSLYFAFRVALWGPLLGITTAYFHHHSQKHWKSLLNFLAMVPFAVPGTVMGISYVMAFHRPPLALTGTAVIIVLICIVRELPISYNSAKAVLQQVASNLEEASRDLGASAWTTFTRIILPILAPAYRAGMFHGFIHVMITIGAIIFLITPRYVTITFEIFRAVNSGRLGEGAAYAFLLTIFTALGLLVLTALCALPGLLKKLVSRKDEKR; encoded by the coding sequence ATGAATGGACAGAACGTTACGGAAATTAAAGGGAAGATTCATCGTGTCCTTTTTGCAGGAGTCGCTGTGGCGATTCCTGCATTTTTGGTAATTTTTGTTCTTTATCCCCTTGCCAGTGTATTGGTTACCAGTTTTTACAGGCAAGGAGCTTTTGATTTTTCTTATTTTTCCCAACTGATGGGAGGACGGCACCTTCATCTGCTTCGTAATACATTGTTCATCACCCTTTCCTCCACCTTTCTGGCCGTATTGCTGGGAACCATTCTTTCATTGGCGGTTCATCGCTGTCGGTTCCCCTTGCGCCGGTTCTTCCATTATACGGCTATTCTTAACCTGATTTCTCCGCCTTTTGTCAGTGCCATTGTCTTTATCATGCTTTTTGGCAGGCGAGGACTGATTACAAACCAGCTCTTAGGGTTAAGCGTAAGCCTAGTGGGACCACAGATGATTGTTCTGTTGCAAATGATCGGCAACGCCAGCATTGCCTACCTGGTCATTTCCAATGTGCTGACAGGTTTGGACCGGAGTCTGGAACAGTCTGCCATGGATTTAGGCGCATCGTCCAGACGGGTGTTTTTCACCATTACGTTACCTTTATTAATGCCAGGCTTGGCGGCAGCATCGTCCTTAGCCTTTGCCAATATATTGGCCGACTTCGGAACCCCTATCCTTGTCGGAGGTGGATACCGGGTACTTGCCAGTGAAGCCTATATTCAGATCCTGTCCAATTACAATTTAGGGTATGCTGCTACCATTAGCGTGGTTTTGCTCTTTCTAAGTGTCTGGGCTTTTGGGCTGGAACGATGGCTCCTACGGCAAAAACGCTACTATTCCACCCATGTGGCCAATGTCACCGAGAAGGTCAAAGATCCTGCCACTGCCAATAATCGCCACATGCCTTTTTCTCCGTTAGTCCTTGGCATGGCCACTCTTTTTTCTCTCATAGTGGTGGTTCAGTTTATTGCCGTGATTGCTGGAGCATTTACAGCTGTCTGGGGCTATGATTATACCCTGAGCCTACGCCATTTCCAAAGAGCTGGTAGCCAGTTGTTCAGTAGCTTAAACAATAGCCTTTATTTTGCGTTTCGGGTAGCTCTCTGGGGGCCTTTACTGGGAATCACTACGGCTTATTTTCATCATCATAGTCAAAAGCACTGGAAAAGCCTGCTGAATTTTTTAGCAATGGTACCTTTTGCGGTTCCCGGAACAGTGATGGGCATCAGCTATGTCATGGCTTTTCATCGGCCTCCCTTGGCTTTAACCGGTACGGCAGTCATTATTGTCCTGATCTGTATTGTCCGGGAACTGCCTATCAGCTATAACAGCGCCAAAGCGGTTTTACAACAGGTAGCTTCCAATCTGGAAGAGGCTTCTCGAGATTTAGGCGCTTCTGCCTGGACTACGTTTACCCGTATCATCCTTCCTATTTTAGCGCCTGCTTATCGAGCCGGAATGTTTCACGGGTTTATTCATGTAATGATCACGATCGGAGCCATTATTTTTCTTATTACACCCCGGTATGTTACCATTACCTTTGAAATATTTCGAGCCGTCAATTCCGGACGTCTTGGCGAAGGAGCCGCTTATGCTTTTTTACTAACCATTTTTACAGCCCTCGGTCTCTTGGTCTTAACGGCGCTTTGTGCTTTACCCGGATTGTTGAAAAAGCTGGTTTCTAGAAAGGATGAAAAAAGATGA